In one Magallana gigas chromosome 7, xbMagGiga1.1, whole genome shotgun sequence genomic region, the following are encoded:
- the LOC105339179 gene encoding CD151 antigen, with product MSFSQSEDDLGVFKEDKRRLTAKSVARYVLVFMLVAVMVASLTTFVVGVFTLEAEYGSRVVSGLLGEGMYQVDSLMMLSAGAGAILVSSLGLAGVLCRNKCMLGLHLGILAFLSITLLVAGVLGYIFISELEDTAKKSMIDVITYRYGVNTHRNKKHSSITTSWDEVQRSFSCCGAYGGENSTTSWYIYQRSSYWYKDNFSNGSLVPQSCCDPTSDMDRCQGLIPSNSPPSQAPPVVNVPVNYTLYTTGCYDKLEEYIKQNGIIIGTAAIVTAVFMIVEMILGIIVHRSS from the exons ATGTCGTTCAGTCAGTCAGAAGATGATCTGGGAGTTTTCAAAGAAGATAAAAGGAGATTGACAGCAAAGTCTGTTGCCAGATATGTTCTGGTCTTTATGCTTGTCGCTGTTATG GTTGCCTCCTTGACAACCTTTGTTGTTGGGGTGTTTACCCTAGAGGCAGAGTATGGAAGTAGGGTGGTGTCTGGACTTTTGGGGGAGGGGATGTATCAAGTTGACTCTCTCATGATGCTCTCTGCTGGAGCAGGGGCCATCCTTGTGTCCTCACTCGGGCTTGCTGGTGTACTATGCAGGAACAAGTGTATGTTGGGATTG CACCTTGGAATCTTGGCCTTCCTTTCCATTACTTTACTGGTAGCTGGGGTCCTTggctatatatttatatcagaG TTAGAGGACACTGCAAAGAAATCGATGATTGATGTGATCACATACAGGTATGGAGTTAATACACACAGGAACAAGAAACATAGTTCGATCACCACTAGCTGGGATGAGGTTCAAAGATCT ttTTCTTGCTGTGGAGCATATGGAGGTGAAAACAGTACAACTTCTTGGTATATTTATCAAAGATCTAGCTATTGGTACAAAGACAACTTCTCAA ATGGAAGCTTGGTGCCACAAAGCTGTTGTGACCCTACAAGTGACATGGATCGTTGCCAGGGGCTGATCCCCTCCAACTCTCCCCCCTCCCAGGCTCCTCCTGTTGTGAATGTTCCTGTCAACTATACTCTGTACACCACG ggaTGCTATGATAAACTGGAGGAATACATAAAGCAGAATGGGATCATTATTGGTACAGCAGCTATAGTCACAGCTGTCTTTATG ATCGTGGAGATGATTCTTGGGATAATAGTGCACCGGTCATCCTAA